The DNA window CAAAGCGATACCTCGATGATCTCGGCGTCATCGTCAAACTAAACACGCTGGTCGACAACTACGATGGGCAGACGGTAACGCTGAAGGGGGGCGAACAGATCCGGTCACAGACGCTGGTTTGGGCAGCGGGCGTAACCGGAGCCATGATCGAGGGGATTCCGTCGGAGGTGGTGGAGCGAGGCCGGATTCTGGTCGACCCGATCAGCCGGATACAGGGCCTGACCGACGTGTTTGCCATCGGCGACATTGCCTTGATGAAGCTGGAGAAATGGCCGAAAGGACACCCCGGCGTCGCGCAACCCGCGATTCAACAGGCCGAGCATCTGGCGAAAAACTTACAACGGATGCGCAAGGGAGAACAACCCACGCCATTCGATTATTTCGACAAGGGCTCACTGGCAATCGTCGGGCGGAGCCGCGCCGTTGCTGATTTACCGGGCAACATTCACCTCGGCGGCTTCATCGCCTGGATGTCGTGGCTGTTTGTCCATATCTTTTACCTGGTCGGTTTCCGCAGCAAGCTGATCGTGTTCAGCAACTGGATGTACCGGTTGTTCACCTACCAGCGCGGCACCCGTATCATCATCCGCCCATTTGTCCGCAAAGACGATAAAGTGGGACAGGAAATGCTGGAACGCAACGAGGCTGTGTAATCGCACCCTACTACGGTCGGCTCTTTCACCTCCGGCCCTTTGAGATGTTGTCTGGAGAATGATTTTTTGTCATCCCGACGACAGGAGGGATCTTCGGTAGTAGGCAGTTTTGTTTACTTCTAGCGAACCGGGCCGCCGGAGCGGATCCCTCCTGTCGTCGGGATGACAAAAAAGGCAATGTTGACGCGGATTGTCCTTCCCCAAACAACCTCTCAGGGGGCCGGGGGTAGATGGGCCGAGTAAAAATTGGCCATTAGCAAATCTGAGTTAAGAACTTGGCGACGCTACCGCAGACCCTTACCACACTATCGTCTTTCCGCTACATTTGCATGTATACTTCCTTCATCCGTATTCATGCTTCGCCACTCCTTCCGTTCCCTGATTCTGCCGGGTTTGCTGGCAGGTGCATTTTCCCTGCCTGTTTCGGCGCAACTCGTCCCCACTGCGGCTGATTCGGCCAAAGGTGGACCGGCTGACTTGGGCAAGATGTGGACGTTCGACGCTCCGCCCGCAGCCTATTTTCAAAAGACATACAATTTCACACCCGACGCGAAATGGTTCGACGAAACACGGCTGGCGGCTCTGCGCTTTGCCGACTATTGCTCGGCCTCGTTCGTGTCGGCCAACGGGCTGGTAATGACCAACCATCACTGCGCCCGTGAGTCGGGAACGGGCGTGCAACGCAAAGGAGAAGACCTCAACAAAACGGGTTTCTACGCCAAAACGCTGACCGAAGAGCGCAAAGTCGATGGGTTGTTTGTCGATCAGTTGGTGCAGATTGAAGATATTACCGGCCGGGTGCAGACGGCAATGGGTCAGGCCGGTTCGGAAGAAGACAAGCTACAGGCCCGCGAAAAAGCATTTGACGACATCAAGAAAGAATACGAGACAAAGACTGGCTGGCAGGGGCTGCAACTTCAGACGATCACGTTCTACAACGGCGGGCGGTACTCGCTCTACGGTTTCAAACGCTACACCGACGTTCGGCTGGTGTTTATGCCCGAACTGCAACTCGGCTTTTTCGGGGGCGACTACGACAACTTCACCTACCCGCGCTATGCCCTCGACTGCTCGTTTTTTCGGGTTTATGACAACGGGAAACCACTGAAAACGACGCACTTTTTCAAGTTCAACCCTAGCGGTGTCCGCGAGGGCGAACCCATTTTCGTCGTCGGCAACCCCGGCCGGACCGAGCGGCTTAAGACCGTCGCTGAACTCGAATTCGACCGCGACCTGCAAACACCTGCTACGCTGGACCTGTTGAAAAACCGGTCGAAAGCCTTGCAGGCGTACAACACAACGGTCAAGAACGACAGCATTCTGAACGAGATTTTCAGCTACGAAAACAGCATCAAAGCGATTAGCGGTCAACTGGCCGGTCTGCGCGACCCGTTTCTGATGGCCCGCAAAGCCAATTTCGAGAAGCAGTTTCAGGCGGCAGCGACGGCCAAGAACCTACCGGCCGATCAGTTACAGACGTGGAAACAGCTTGCCGACAACACGACTAAACTACGCACCCTGTTCAAAGACGCTACCTACCTCGCCCCCAACGACCGCACCGTCGGGCAACTGTTGCCCTTCGCGGCTCTGTTGGTGCAGTACGGTCAACTGGCCGCGCAACGGCCACAAGACGCCGAACGGGCGCGGGGTCTGGTCGTTGCGCCGGTCATCAAAAACAGGCAGATCGAAGAAGCGTATCTGGCGGCTCACCTCGCCGAAGCACAGGCCGGGCTGGGCAACGACGACCCATACGTGAAAGCTGCCCTCAACGGCAAAACACCCGCCGAAGCAGCCGCTTATCTGCTCAAAACCACGAAGCTGACCGACCCGGAGTTTATCAAAGACTTAGCCACGCGGGGCGGGTCTATCAATAGTTCGAGCGAGCCGCTGCTGGCACTGGCCCGGATCGGTTTTCCCCGCTACATACAGGCCGCGCAGCAGGCGCAGGCACTGTCGCAACAACAGGAAGTTTTGCGCGGGCAACTGGGCCGGATGCTGTATGCCGTCTACGGGGCCGCCGTTCCACCCGACGCGACGTTCTCGCTGCGTATCAACGACGGCGTAGTGAAAAGCTACGATTACAACGGCACCAAAGCCCCGGTCGTCACCACGTTCTCGGGCCTGTACGACCGCAGTTATTCCTTCGCCGGTCAGGCCGCGTGGCAGTTGCCCGACCGCTGGAAAACTCCACCAACGGCTTTGCTAAAGGAGCCGATGTGCTTTATCACGACCAACGACATCATCGGTGGTAACTCCGGCAGCCCGATGATCAACAAAAACCGGGAAGCGGTGGGGCTGGTCTTCGACGGCAACATCGAAAGCCTACCCGGCGAGTTTATCTTCGTCCCCGACGCTAACCGCAGCATCTCCGTCCACGCGGGCGGCATGATCGCAGCGATGCGCTACATCTACAAAGCCGACCGGCTCGTGACGGAGTTGGCGGGTAAGTAGTTCAAGGTTTGAAGTTTAAGGGTTAACGTTGCTCCGGTGCATAGCGAGTAGCAGCTAACCTTGAACATTGAACCGCAAACATTAAACCCCTGAAAAGTGACCCAAAACGACCTACCGGCGATGCCGCCATTTTTTGATCGGTACATCAACCTCGTACCGAAAAGCGATGTTCTCGACGCGCTGAAGCAAGCCGCATCATTTGACGCCCTGATCGACGCGCCAACGCTCGAACGACTGGGCGACCGTCGCTACGCGCCCGGCAAATGGACCGTGACCGACATTCTGCAACACATCATCGACACCGAGCGGATTCTGGCGTACCGCGCCCTACGTATCGCCCGCAACGACAAAACGCCCCTGCCCGGCTTCGATGAAGAATCGTTCGCGGAGTTCACCAATGCCGCTAATCGTACCGTCGCCGATTTGTACGAAGAATACGAACAGCAACGCGCGTCGACGATCCGGCTGTTCAGCAGCTTCACCGACGAGATGCTGCTGCGTTCCGGCACGGCGTCCGACAAACCAATTTCGACATTGGCGCTGGGTTTTGTGCTCGTCGGACACGCGCAGCACCACGTCAACATCCTGCGCGAACGCTATCTGCCGTTGCTGGCGTAAATTGCCTGACCTCTTTTTTCATCAACAAACAACCTGTTTCATGATTCGACAAACTACCGTGCTGTTACTCTGCGTCGCGCAGATGGCA is part of the Spirosoma rhododendri genome and encodes:
- a CDS encoding S46 family peptidase; translated protein: MLRHSFRSLILPGLLAGAFSLPVSAQLVPTAADSAKGGPADLGKMWTFDAPPAAYFQKTYNFTPDAKWFDETRLAALRFADYCSASFVSANGLVMTNHHCARESGTGVQRKGEDLNKTGFYAKTLTEERKVDGLFVDQLVQIEDITGRVQTAMGQAGSEEDKLQAREKAFDDIKKEYETKTGWQGLQLQTITFYNGGRYSLYGFKRYTDVRLVFMPELQLGFFGGDYDNFTYPRYALDCSFFRVYDNGKPLKTTHFFKFNPSGVREGEPIFVVGNPGRTERLKTVAELEFDRDLQTPATLDLLKNRSKALQAYNTTVKNDSILNEIFSYENSIKAISGQLAGLRDPFLMARKANFEKQFQAAATAKNLPADQLQTWKQLADNTTKLRTLFKDATYLAPNDRTVGQLLPFAALLVQYGQLAAQRPQDAERARGLVVAPVIKNRQIEEAYLAAHLAEAQAGLGNDDPYVKAALNGKTPAEAAAYLLKTTKLTDPEFIKDLATRGGSINSSSEPLLALARIGFPRYIQAAQQAQALSQQQEVLRGQLGRMLYAVYGAAVPPDATFSLRINDGVVKSYDYNGTKAPVVTTFSGLYDRSYSFAGQAAWQLPDRWKTPPTALLKEPMCFITTNDIIGGNSGSPMINKNREAVGLVFDGNIESLPGEFIFVPDANRSISVHAGGMIAAMRYIYKADRLVTELAGK
- a CDS encoding DinB family protein, producing the protein MTQNDLPAMPPFFDRYINLVPKSDVLDALKQAASFDALIDAPTLERLGDRRYAPGKWTVTDILQHIIDTERILAYRALRIARNDKTPLPGFDEESFAEFTNAANRTVADLYEEYEQQRASTIRLFSSFTDEMLLRSGTASDKPISTLALGFVLVGHAQHHVNILRERYLPLLA